In Thermodesulfobacteriota bacterium, the genomic stretch TCATTGCGTCGAGGACCTTCATCTCGTTCTCGCCGAGGCTCGAAAGCGAGCCCATTGCCCTGGCGAGCTCGGCCTTTCTCACGGAGTCGCAGGCCTGCCTCAATGCTATGATGGTCGGCACCACGTCGAGCGACTTTATCCACCTGTAGAACTTGTCTATCTCCTCGACTATTATGGCCTCGGCCTGCTCGGCCTCCTTGTGCCTCTCCTGCAGGTTCGCCACGACCACGCCCTGAAGGTCGTCCACGTCGTAGACGTAGCAGTTGTCGATGTTGTTCACCTCGGGGTCGATGTTCCTGGGGACAGATATGTCTATGAAGAACATGGGCTTGTTCTTCCTCTCCCGCATGACCTCCTGGACCTGCTCGGGCTTTATGATGAAGTTCGGGGAGGCGGTCGAGGCTACGACTATGTCCACGTTCTTCAGGTAATGCGGGAATTCCCTGAACATTATGGCCGTGCCCGAGAAGCACTTCACGAGCTCGACGGCCTTCTCATAGGTCCTGTTCGCGACCAGTATCTCGCGCACCCCGTTAGCCTGGAGGTGCCGGGCCGCGAGCTCGGCCATCTCTCCGGCGCCCACGAGCATGCAGGTCTTGCCGGTGAGGCTCCCGAATATCTTCCTTGCGAGCTCCACCGCCGCAAAGCTTATGGAGACGGCGGACTCGCCGATCTTCGTCTCGGTCCTTACGCGCTTTGCGACCTGGAACGCCTTGTGGTAGAGCTTGTTTACTATGACCCCGGCCGTATTCCCGTGGACCGCGTACCCGTAGGCGTCCTTCACCTGACCGAGTATCTGCGGCTCGCCCATTATCATCGAGTCCAGGCCCGCGGCGACCCTGAAGAGGTGCTTCACGGCCTCGTCGCCCTGGCGTACGTAAAGGTGGTCGTCGAGCCTCTCAAGGGGTATGGAATGGTAGTCCGAAAGGAACCTCTTTACCTGCCATGTGCCCTTCTCTGCGTCGCTCGCGACCGCAAGCACCTCGACCCTGTTGCAGGTGGACAATATGACGCCCTCGGCGAGCCCGTAATGGTTCGTAAGCTTCGCGAGCGGCTCGCCTATGGTGTGGGACGGGAACGAGAGCTTCTCCCGTATCTCCACGGGCGAGGTCTTATGGTTTAGTCCGACTATTACGAGGTTCATCTATCCCGCCTAAGAAAATTGATCTTTTCCCCGGACTCTGTGTCAAGCCGGGAATAAAAATGCTCACATATTGTCATATATGCTCCGCTTTTTATTCCCGGCCTTCCTTGATTCCGGGAAAAATCTCTAATTTTCAGATGTTGACTGTTCTCTTATGCTCCGCTATTTATTTTCGCCCTGCCTCGACCTCGCGAAAAATCTCCAATTTTCTGAATATAGCTTCAATCCTCAGCGCGAAAGGCCGTGCGCCCCCCCGGAGAGTATGTTTATTATGAAATACGAACCTATGAGGCAGGCGAAGGCGACAGCCGACAGTATGGCCGCTTTCCTGCCCCTCCACCCGGCCGTAAGCCTGCCGTGAAGGAGCGCCGCGTAAAGGAACCAGGTTATGAGCGACCATACCTGGCGGTGCTTCCACTGCCAATAGCTGCCGGTCGCGTATTCCGACCATATGGCCCCGGTTATGATGGCTGCCGTAAGGAGCGGGAAACCGTACTGAAGGCACTTATAGTTAAGCTCGTCGAGAGTTTCAAGCGACGGGAGGGCAAAGAAGAGGCCCTTGAGTTTCCTTGTCTTAAGGTATCTCTCCTGGATTATGTACATGACGCCCAGGAGGAAGGCCAGGGCGAAAAAGGAGTTTCCGAGGAAAGCGAGGCTGACGTGAACCGGAAGCCAGTAGCTTTCGAGCACCGGAGAGAGCGGCACAATCTCCTTTGGAAGGAGCGAGGCGGTTATGAGGAGAAGGAGCGCGAACGGGCTCACGAACGCGCCCAGGACCCGCTGCCTGTATTTTATGAGGAGGAAAAGGAACGCTAAGACCATCACCCATGAGAAAAAGGTGAGGGACTCGTGGAAGCTCGTAGCCGGGGTGCGGCCCGCTGCGGCCCAGCGGGCGATTATGGTGGCCGTATGAAAGGCGAAGCCCGCGACCATTGCGGCCTGGGCTACGGTAAGGAGCCGGTCCTTTCGCGAAAAGAGATATGCCGAATAGACAAGGGTAGCCAAGAGATAGACCGCCGCCGTTATATGGAAAAAGATTTCGCTCACGCCCTTTTATACACCCTTGCCGGATAGGGCGCTTAGCCTCGCCCTTCTCCTTTAAGCCTGACCCCGAGCTTCGAGAGGGTGTATCCTTGCCCCAGGGTTTCCCTGAGTACGGAATTCACCTCCCGGATGCGCCCCTCTTTGAGGAGCGCGGGTATCGGGGACTTAACCAAAGCCTTAATAATCCTTTCTTTTTTATCACGGCTGAGGCCGGTTTTCAATAGCTTCTTCCTGGCCGCCCCCAGTATCTCGATAAAGGCTTCGTACTCGGCCCCGATGCGCCCCTCGAATTCTTCCCTGAGGACGCGCGCAAGGTAAGGGCTCTTGCCCGATGTGGATATGGCTATGGTTAACGCGCCCCTCCTTACGACAGAGGGGACGATGAAGTTCGAGCGGGCCGGGTCGTCTACAATGTTCAAAAGACAGCCGAATACTTCCGCATCCCTCTGGACGGCCTCGTTGACCGCCCTTGAAGCCGTTGCAGCGACTACAAGGAAGCAGCCCTTCGAGTCTCCCGGCCTGTATGCCCTTTTACGGAGCGCTATCGTCTTTTCCCTTGCAAGCCCCTCCAGGGCTTCCGTAACCCTGGGGCCCACGACAGTCACCCTGGCGCCCGCCGCCAGAAGGCCCAGGGCCTTCCGTTCGGCAACAGGGCCGCCACCGACGACCAGGCAGGGCCTGTCTTTCAGATCAAGAAAGACGGGATAATAGCGCATATTCGCATTGAGGGAAGGTAAGCGGCCCCCATCAGCCGCCCGCGGGGGATTCCGCCCCCCTTACGGGGAAATCCCCCCTTCCCAATTCAGATTATCTCCCCGAATTATTAAAAGAAAGTGAAAGGGTTCTTTAAAAAATTGTAATTTGGCACCTCTAAAAAGAGATCTTTTCCCCGGACTCTGTGTCAGCCTGGAATAAAAATGCACATATTGACATATATGCTCCGCTTTTTATTCCCGGCCTTCCGGGAAAAGCAGGAAAGATCTCCAATTTTTAGAAGTTGCCATTCATTTTTAAATATGTGGAGACTCGCGTATCTCGCTCTTTTCAGGCCAGCTCCCCCAGAAACCACTTTTCGTTCCCGCATATGTCCGAAAAGACGAGCATTACCGCGCCTTTGACCTCTTTGAGAGGGAAACGCAGCTCGAACCCCTTTTCCCTAAGCTCCTCATTTGTGTGGAACGAGTCTATATGAAGGACATCTCCGTTGAAGTCCATGTCCAGGGCCACGGAAGAGAGCGCATCCAGCCCCGCGCCTTGCCGCGCACCAGGGCTTTTGAACCGCTCTATCTTTACGACGCACTCGCCGGTAGATTCGTCTATGGAGTAGCGGCACTTTACGTCAGGGCCGCGCTCCCCGCCGCACCCGCAGTCGTATTCTTCGGGGCATATCGAGAATACTTCAAAGGGGGAGCAGGCCTTTCCGTACCTTTTCGCCGGTTTTTCGATATGCTTTGAATCTTTTATGGAAAGGAGCCTCTTTTCAATGGTATGGATGGAAAGCGCACCGGAATCCACCCCCGCCCACCTCCTTCCGAGCTTTTCGGCAACGGCAAGGGTCGTCCCGGCCCCGGCAAATGCGTCGAGGACGAGGTCGCCGGGGTTTGAGGCGGCACTTATGATGCGGGAGAGAAGGGCCTCGGGCTTCTGCGTGGGGTAGCCGGTCTTTTCCGTCGCAGACAGATGCATGGCGTCAGGTATATCGTCCCACACATCTCCCACGAGCTTATTCTCAAGAAGGAAGTCGCCCTCCTCGCGGAGGAAATACTTAATCCGGACAGTGCCGTTCCTTGTACGATAGATGCGGCCCTCTTTTTCAAGGGCGCGTATGCTCTCGTCCGTATAGTCCCCCCTGGGGGAGGTCTTGAACCAGCGGCCAACCTCATCCTGCTTGAAGCCGCTACCCTTTTTGGGTATGGCCTTTTCGAAAGCGAGCTGGTTGAAGGTGTGTTTTTCGCCTCTCCTGTACCAGAGTATTATGTCGTGGTTACGCGAGAACTGCCCTGCGATGGCCTTTGCCCCCCTGCCGCCGTAGCTCCAGACGATGTCGTTAAGGAAGTTCTCTTCTCCGAAGACCTCGTCCATTACGGCCTTTATGTAGTGGGCCTTTTTCCAGTCGAGGTGGACGAAAATGGAGCCGTCCGGGGAAAGGACCTCCCTTAGCAGTATGAGCCTTTTTCTCAGGAACTCTATGAACTCCGCGCCGAGGACCTTGTCTTTATATGCCTTCTGGTTTTCCTTGCCCCTGAATTCGAGGTTTGTCGAGAAGGGCGGGTCTATGTAGACGAGTTTCGCGCCGGGTGTGCCGTCGCTGGATTTGAGCTGCCCGCTTCTCTTCATCTCAAGGAGGGAAGCGAGGGCATTGAGGTTGTCGCCCGAGATGAGTATGTTACGCCAGCCCGCAGGCCCCCTTATCGCCTTTATGCGGTTCAGCGGAAGGGCAGGGGTCGAGAGGACTTCGTCTTCAGGCGGCTTGCCCCTGTATGTAAGCTCGTAACTGGACCGCGTCAAAAGCGCGCCTCCGGGGTATGCGTGCGCGCTCATTATAGCAGAATAGCGCCCTGCAACCTCTAAAAATTGATCTTTTCCCCGGACTCTGCGTCATGCCGGGGATAAAAATGCTCACATATTGTCATATATGCTCCGCTTTTTATCCCCGGCCTTTCTTGATTTCGGGAAAAATATCTAATTCTTAGAGGTTGCCTTAATCTCCGAGAGGAACGGACATTTCTCCTTGATTTGATTGCGCTGAAATCGGATTATAATTGTATTTGCCGCCCCGAAGCTTCGGGGCTTAATGATCGGAACAGCCGGAGGGAGAGGCATGAAACCATACAGGCTCCACGCGTTCGTATGCCTTGGCAAGAGGTGCCTGAACAAGGGCTCTGAAGAGATATTGGAGGACATGAAGGGCAAGGTCAAGGCCGGGGGCTTGAAGGGCGAGGTGAAGGTATCGAGGTCCGGGTGTCTTAGCGTATGCAAGGAGACCGACGAGGAAGGGGAGTACTCTCCGGCCATGGTCGTCTATCCCGAGGGGGTCTGGTACAGGAACATCACCCTGAATGACGTGGACGAGATAATAGAGAGGCATTTCAGGAAGGGCGAGATAATCGAGCGGCTATTGCATTACAGGCTCGGCTCAAAAACAGCTTGACTCCTGTCGGTCTATGATTTTAAATCAAGCGCCGTATCCAACTCTAACTCAAATGATCGCTTCCGTGGCTAATCACGGGAGCTCTCTTTTTCTCCTCTCCCCATGATTTAATCAGGCGGGAGGTGATTAAGGGGAGGGTGGATATCTTCACCCCCTCCCGGCCTCCCCCATCAAGGGGGAGGAGCCAATAAGAAGCGCGGTAAGCCACGGGTATCAGACCCTAAAAGAGAATAAAACCTTTGTGCAAGGCAGGTCTTTCAGGATGAAATCATTTATAAGGCTATCGGCACTTTTTCTATTCGTTATTTTGGCGTTAACGGCCCCCTCCGGGCGGAAGCGGCCCCGGAAGAGAAGAAGATCGCGATACTCCCCTGGAACGTGAACTCGGCGGAAAAGATGGATTTCGTGAAGGGGGCGATGGCCGACATGCTCGCCTCAAGGCTCGGTGGCTCACTTGTAATCGTGCGGCATGACCTGGTGAAGGCCGCCCTTCCGGGGAATAAGGGCATCGAGGAGGGCGCGGCGCTTGAGGCCGGGAAAAAGCTCAACGCCGACCTCGTGCTTTTCGGTAGCGTCACCGTCTTCGGGAAATCAGTGAGCATGGACGCGAAGCTTCTGGATGTGGCAACGGGCAGGGCTACGCCTTTCGCCTCACAGGGCACCGGGGTGGAATCCATAATAGGACTTACGGATAAGCTCTCAACAGATGTGCTGGCCTCATTGAAGCCCAGGGCAACGGCACCGGCAATAGAGGAAAAGCCAGCCCTCGACAGCTGAGATAACGGCGCCGGCGATCACGGCGGCAATACCCGCCCCGACAGCCGAAGCCATTCCGGACGACGGCTTTATCGTAAAGCCCAAGGCAGGGCAGGACAGGCCCGTCTCGTGGAGGAGCGAGACGATGGAAGGCATGTACGTTGCAATGGACGCGGCAGACCTTGACCGCGACGGCAAAAAAGAGATAGTCGTCGTATCAGGGACGAAAGTAGTGATAGGCGCTTACGCCGAGAACGGCTTCCGCGTGCTCCACGAGATGGAGGACAAGACCGGGACGAACATCTCGGTTTCCATAATCGACATGGACAGGGACGGCGCGCCCGAGGTCTATATTTCGAGGATATCCGATAACGATGCCGCAAGCCTGGTAATCGAGCACAGGAACGGGAAGTATGAGGTAACGGCAAGCAACATCGGCTGGCTTGTGCGGACGGTGCGGGCCGGCGACGCGGCCCCGGCGCTCATAGGCCGGAAGTTCAGGAAGCTCGACGGCTTTTACGGCGGCGTTAGCGTGCTTGCGAGGGAAGGCGGCAAGCTCGTAGAAAAGGGAGAGTTCAGCATCGCTCTTCCCGGGGGCGCTGACATTTTCAGGTTCGAGGCGCTTGACTTCAGGGGCAAGGGCGGGCTCGACGTCATAGCCCTGGACGGGCGCGGGTATTTGAAGGTTTACGCCGCGGAGAAAGAGGGGGAATGGGCCGAGGAATACAGGAGCGCGGACTTCTTCGGCGGCACGCTCAATTATATTGTGCGGAAGGCCGACCGCCCCGGCACCACGGAATCCGAGCCGTTCCCGGTCGAGGGGAAGTTCTACCACCTGGATATGGACAAAGACGGAAAAGCCGAGCTGATAATAAAGAAGAACACGCCCGGCGGCCTGGGGCGTAGCGCCGCGCGGCCTGCCTCATTCAAGACCGGAGAGCTTGTAAGCCTCTCGTGGGACGCGATGGGCGGGACAGTGGCCGAGAACTGGCGGACGAGGCCCGTAGAGGGCTATATATCTGATTTCCTCATCGAGGACTTTGACGGCGACGGCGCGCCCGAGGCGGTGATGCTGGTCGTCACAGGGACGGGAAAGCTCTTCGGCACCACAAAAAGTTATATACTTTCCCACCGGATTTCATTATAATCTTCAGTCTGCGTCACCTGCATCTTTCCACAAGCCAGCAAACCCGGCGGTGTAGCTCAGTCGGCAGAGCAGGGGTCTCATAAGCCCCGCGTCGGTGGTTCGATTCCACCCACCGCCACCAGTTTGATTCTAATTAGATCTTTAAAAAATGATGTTGGTGGGCGTAGCCCGCCTAAATACTGGCTTCTGGTTGTATATCAATAAGGAGACTTAAAATGCAAACATTGATACAGGTTTTTTGTAGTGGAAGGGGTTCTCTTCGCGATGCAATTGCCGCTGACAAGAGAATAGAGAAATACGATTTGGTAGTTTCAGAGAAAAAGAATCGAAATAGATCAAGCGGATGGTCGAAAATCCACAGTCTTAATGGCTCTCATGGTGCCATTAACATCGAATGGGAAGCAAATACGAATATGTTGTTATGCAGAGTAATAACTAAGGGAGGAAATCAAAGCGATATAATTGCTGCCTTTATTAATTATCTGCTCTCAAAACATAAAAAACGTGTTCAGATGATAAATATTCGACCAATAGAGCATAAACACATATAAGCTATGTTGCATTTTTTGAAGCAGATATGTCATTTTTCAAGTAATTACGTTGTTATCATTTACGGCCGACGTCAGCTGTGCAAACTTTAAAGAAAATCACCAAACAGGCAATTTCTTCAAAAGACATAACCTCTGGATTGATAAGGCAAGACGGGAAACTCGGCCATAAGTTATAAAAAAATTATATTTTGCTGTTTAAGTCTCATGTGCCCCGTCGGTGATTCGATTCCACCCACCGTCACCAAAATACTACTTTCAAGAATTACTCAATTTTCGCTAAAGTCCTGTAGCCGGTTTAGAGCTTGAAAAACACTTTGTGGTTTGATTTACCTCTTCATCCGATTTCTAATGACTAAATGTAATCAGAAAGAATGCTCAATATGAATGAGGGATAAATAAATAAAAAATATTTTTAGAAAGATAAATATATAAAGAATGCGTATACTTATAGATACAAATATTATTATTCATCTAGAAGACTCATCGAAAATACTTGATGATAGCCTGAGTGAACTTTTTAGACTTGCGTATGAAAATAGACATGAGATCGTAATTCATCCAGCATCATTTGATGATATTAAAAAAGATAGAAATGAAAAAAGAAAAGAAATAAGCTTTTCAAGGGTTCGTAAATATCCTGTACTTAAAGGCCCACCAGAGCCTGGGGATCTCGAACTGAAAAGCTTAGGATTATCTGCAATAACGAAAAATGACCATATTGATAATTTAATTCTTTATGCTGTATATAAAGATGCCGTAAATATTCTTGTAACCGAAGATCGTGAAATGCACAAAAAAGCAGCATTTTTGGGGTTGTCGGACCGCGTTCATTATATACAGCAAGCCGCTGAATTTCTAAGAAGACTTTATAGTAGCATACCTGTATCTCTTCCGAACATTGAGGAAGCTGCGCTTTATCAAATTGATTTGAGAAATTCATTCTTTGATTCATTGCGTGAAGACTACTCGAAATTTGATGAGTGGTACAAGATGGCATCACGAGAAGGCAGAAAAGCTTGGGTTCATAGAAATGAAAAAGGCGAACTAGGTGCAATTTGTATTTATAAAGAAGAGAAAGATCCAATAATCACGACTGAAAATATCTCAATTCCTGGGAGAGTACTTAAGCTTTGTACTTTTAAAGTAGAGGAAAGAATGCGCGGGCGCAAGCTGGGAGAATTATTGTTAAAAGCGGCTTTTAGGTATGCTACTGATAATAAAATTGAGCATATTTATATTACCATGAAGCCAGGTAAGCAAAATTATTTGGAGGACATGTGTGAAGAATTTGGGTTCTATAGATTTGGAAAATATATTGATAATAGAGATGATGTATTTATTAAAGAACATTTTATTATGCCGCCTGATACCGAACTAACACCATTAGAATATAACGTACACTATTTCCCACATTTTAAATCTGATAAGAATGTTAAGAAATATATTGTCCCGATTAGACCCAAGTTTCATGGTATATTATTCCCTGAAATTGAACCTCAACCAAGCTTAATTGTAGGTTCAACGGCTGGTAATGCAATAAAACAAGCATACCTGTGCCATGCGCGTATTCATGGAATAAGCCCGGGAGACATTTTACTATTTTATAGATCACAGGATTTGCGAGCTATTACTAGTTTGGGAATTGTTGAGCTATCAACAGATCTTCAAGAGCTAGAAAAAATTATTCAAATAGTATCAAAGAGAACTGTTTATACTTTTACAGATATAAAAAAAATGGCTGAAAAAAAGACAAAGGTTATTCTTTTTAGACTATCTGAGCACTTTTCTCTACCAATATCTTATAAATGGTTAATTACTAATGAGGTCGTGCGCGGCAATATACAAACGATCAGAGGGATTTCACATGAGTCTTTTACAAAAATTATGCAAGAGTTCGCACCAAGTAGTTGCATTCATGCCCATTAAGCCAGTATATGCAATTAAATTGATGGAGGGGCTCAAAAAATATGAGTTTAGGAGGACTGCTATTAGGCAAGACATAACTCATATAATTATTTACGCGAGTTCTCCTGTTAAGAAAATTGTCGGCATAGCCGAGGTTGAATCAGTAAATGTTGCGAGTCCAACAGCGATTTGGGAAAGCACCAAAAGCTCTGCGGGAATAACTCGTAAAGAATACAGAAAATATTTTCAAGGAACAAGGCAAGCAGTGGCAATAAAAATTAAAGATGTAATTAGGTTAAAATGCGATATTGAACCTGATAAGGTCCGCGAGGGATTTAAAGTTCCTCAATCTTTTTTATATATAGATATGGATTTTGTAAAAAGAATGATTGGCAAGGGATGAGAAACATAGTAGCTATAGCTATTAATCATTGGTCTATGAAAAGATTTGTGCGCTGATTAGCAATCCTTGAGTGGTGCCTTGTCTGTCTTTAATTATTTGTTTTGGGGAGCTTGATTATGGGAAATGCTTTTCTTATAAAAAATGATGAAAACAAGGAGATTGAAATTGAGAAATTGCATGTAAATATTTGGCTTTTTAATAAAAAAACTATTTATCAAGAAATCGGTCTCATGTTGAAAATGAAAAAAGAACTTTTAATTAATGAAAGTAGCTTAACGTTCTCATTATCTGCTCCTTTTGCGATAAAAAATAATTATAAAGTGGACTTATACGAAAATTTGAAGAAAGATGAAATCCTGAGGCTTTTATTTAATGATGAAATAAAAGAAACGCAAAATATTGATCAATCAACAGAGCACGTAATTTGCAATAAAATTTTTAGATCAGGGGTCTGTTTCTTATTAATTAAACCAAAATTAAATATTTTAGAGAATAAAAAAGAGATCACGATAAAATTGGATTTAGAAAAAATCGATTCAGAAAAGAGTGAGCTTTTTTTTTCGGGAAAAGAAGTGCTGTATGTGTATGTGAGATTCAGATTAGAAATTGATGTAGAGAAATCAGATAATATATATATTGCCGAAAAATTTTTGAATCAAAAAATCCTATTTGATCTTAGATTTAATGAACTAAGGCGCTTTGATTATTATGCTTTAAATAAGTATAAAAAATTGCTACCAATTAAAACCATTCAAATTTTTTTAATCCAACCTGTGAGCTTTCGTGTGAGACTTGAAGATACAAAAGAAATTAAATATGTAAGATTTCTCGAAGAAAATGATATGTGGCGAGAATATATCGAAAAGCTGAAGAAGAGAAAAGAAAAATTTGTAATTTATTATTGGAAGGAAAGCCCTCGTAATAGTGCGTCATTTGATGTTCTAATCCCTACCGAGACAGAAAAAGACGAATTGCAAAGGCAACTTAATCTTTCTTCCCTTTTTGCACTATTTGCATTTTTATTTTTTATAATTCCCGAAAACCAAAGAATTATTTCAGAGGTAGAGAAATTAATTCCAAGGATAGGGGTTTATTTTAAAGGGATGTCATTATTTTTCTTAGTACTTGTTTTTTTTGTTTTTCTTTTTGGTATTATATCTTCTTTTTTTAAAAAATTATACGCTGTCCTCAAGTAAATGGTCTGTTCACCATGCCTGAGTCAGGGAAATTAGAAAGATGAATAAGTATTTATTTGCCTCTATGTCGGTTCGATTCCACCTGCGGGATTCAAGATTGGTAAGCAAAAAACGATACCGGCCCGTTCCTCTCCTTGCAAATCCCTTTCCCCCACTCCCGAACAAAGACGATCATCATTCTCCCCTCGAAAAAGCCAAAACATGACAAAAAGCATGTTTCAGGCCCGTTTGTAGGCGTATATTCCCAGCATAGCTTGAGGAACCCTTTAGGCCTCATAATTCAATTTAAGGAAGGTCTGATTGATTCCGTTTTCTGTCATTCTGAGAGAGCGAAGCGAACGAAGAGTCTCGTAACTTGCTGATTTTCCAACTACGAGATTCTTCGCTACGCTCAGAATGACAACCATTTGCGAATCAATCAGATATTCCTTAATATTTTTTACTCTATCGGAGGAGGGCATGAAAGGACGAATCGCATTATTTTTTCTACTATTTTTTATGCTGGCTGTGCCGTTCCTGGCAATCGCGGAAGAAGGGGAAGGGGATTCAAAAAGGGAAAAAAGGGCTATAATCGAGACGGTTTACGGGAGTATCGAGATACGGCTATTCCCCGATATAGCGCCGAAGCACGTCGAAAATTTCGTCCGGCTCGCGAAAGAGGGCTTCTATGACGGCACGATCTTCCACGAGGCAGTGCCGGGCTTTAAAATTCAGGGCGGAGATCCTTACACCAAGGCCAACTCCGGGAAGTATACCGGGTGCTGCCCGAGAAAAAGCAGGTACGGCCGGACCGTCCTGCCTTGGACGGTTCCCGCCGAGTTTAGTGACGTCCGGCACAAAAGGGGCATCGTCTCGATGGCGAGGTTCGAGGACGACCCGGACAGCGCGGCCTCGCAGTTCTTCATCGTTCTCAAGGACTCCAGCTCCCTTGACGGCGAATACACCGTATTCGGCGAGGTCACAAGCGGCATGGAAGTGGCCGACAGGATTGCCGCCCTTCCTAAAGACGAGGGCTATCCGAACCTTCCTGAGGAGCGGGTCGAGATGAAGGTGAGGATATTGGAGTGAGCGCGTCTCCTTTCTCTCTTTGTGCCTGAGACGGCAAGCTTGCCGTGACCGTATTTGTCCCTCCCCATTGGGGAGGCAGGGAGGGGGTGAAAAGAAACTAAACCTCTTTAATTCCACTCCCGTCAAGTGGGGGTTGGAAATATGCCGGAGCTTTATGCGGGAAGGTTCAACCTTCCCGAACCGGCTCAGGCCGCGAGGCCATCAGCCACGGACTCGCAGCCGGGAGTGAAGGCGCAATGCCCGGCTGCCGCAACCCTCTTTTAAGGAATTCGGTTTTGTCTTATAATAGCCTTAACCTTTATCGGAGGGACATATGAAGATACTCTTCTGCCATGACGGCTCTGAAAACGCCCGGAAGGCGCTGGATAAGACCCTGGAGCTTTTCAAGCTGGCCAAGCCGGAGATAATCCTCCTTACGGTAGTCGAGGGGGCAGCCGACGCCAGCATGGAAAACGAGGCGATATTCGAGAAGCAGCGCTCGGAGGGGCAGGATTTCCTGATGCGGACGGCCAAGCACATCATCGGCAAGGGGTTCGACGTGGACGCGATCCTCGCGACCGGCGACCCGAGGAAGATGATACTCGAGGCCGAAACCAACAAGAAGCCCGACATACTGGTGGTCTCGAAGCGGGGCGGAGGCATACTTGAGGACATGGTGCTCGGGAGCGTCAGCGCCTATGTCGTGCGCCATGCGAAATGCGCGGTGCTGGTATTCCATGCTTAGCAGGCTGCTGAAAAAGTCCATCTGCTTCGTTGTCTTCGTCGCTCGTCACTGCGGCGTATACAAAAATACGCCTCATTCCTCGCTTCTCGACGCCTCGCATCTGGAGCTTTTTGAGCAGCCTAACGAATTTTACGCACCCTGTTAGAAGGATTCTATCTTCTTGCTGAAATAAGATGAGTGAAATTTGACGAGCTTACTCCAGAGTATTCGAGCAGGATTGTTTGTTATTTTGTAGCTATATGCATTGAGGAATAGACGGAACGCATTCCGGGAGGTCTAATAAGCGGCAGTCATGCTCCGGGCCTCTTCTTTAAGCCTGAAATATTACCAGCCGTTCCCCGCCGAAATGCGTTCCGGTGAATTCAATCCCCGCCCGTAAGAATTTCAATCAAAGCCGCTCCCATGCCCTGCCGAACAAAAATCCGTAAGAACATACGGCGGCCATCGCGAACCCTAAAAGGACAAAGGGCGAAGGCTCTGGCACGGCAGTCTTTTTGATGGGGACCGCGAGGAAACCGTACCCCCTCTCATTGAATGTATAGCTCCCGACCAGATAGCCGAGGTCGTTGATGCCTGAAAGGCCTGAATAGGCCGCGCCCGGATAATTTATCGTGCTTACGCGGCCATTGGCGCTATCGAAGAGGAAGCCGCCTTCCATATAGCTTCCGACGACATACCCGGAGTCGTTTATGCTCCTTGCCCATATGTCCAGGCCGTAAGGCGAATCGCCGAAGA encodes the following:
- the ccsB gene encoding c-type cytochrome biogenesis protein CcsB, with the protein product MSEIFFHITAAVYLLATLVYSAYLFSRKDRLLTVAQAAMVAGFAFHTATIIARWAAAGRTPATSFHESLTFFSWVMVLAFLFLLIKYRQRVLGAFVSPFALLLLITASLLPKEIVPLSPVLESYWLPVHVSLAFLGNSFFALAFLLGVMYIIQERYLKTRKLKGLFFALPSLETLDELNYKCLQYGFPLLTAAIITGAIWSEYATGSYWQWKHRQVWSLITWFLYAALLHGRLTAGWRGRKAAILSAVAFACLIGSYFIINILSGGAHGLSR
- a CDS encoding (2Fe-2S) ferredoxin domain-containing protein, which encodes MKPYRLHAFVCLGKRCLNKGSEEILEDMKGKVKAGGLKGEVKVSRSGCLSVCKETDEEGEYSPAMVVYPEGVWYRNITLNDVDEIIERHFRKGEIIERLLHYRLGSKTA
- a CDS encoding site-specific DNA-methyltransferase, with the protein product MTRSSYELTYRGKPPEDEVLSTPALPLNRIKAIRGPAGWRNILISGDNLNALASLLEMKRSGQLKSSDGTPGAKLVYIDPPFSTNLEFRGKENQKAYKDKVLGAEFIEFLRKRLILLREVLSPDGSIFVHLDWKKAHYIKAVMDEVFGEENFLNDIVWSYGGRGAKAIAGQFSRNHDIILWYRRGEKHTFNQLAFEKAIPKKGSGFKQDEVGRWFKTSPRGDYTDESIRALEKEGRIYRTRNGTVRIKYFLREEGDFLLENKLVGDVWDDIPDAMHLSATEKTGYPTQKPEALLSRIISAASNPGDLVLDAFAGAGTTLAVAEKLGRRWAGVDSGALSIHTIEKRLLSIKDSKHIEKPAKRYGKACSPFEVFSICPEEYDCGCGGERGPDVKCRYSIDESTGECVVKIERFKSPGARQGAGLDALSSVALDMDFNGDVLHIDSFHTNEELREKGFELRFPLKEVKGAVMLVFSDICGNEKWFLGELA
- the hemA gene encoding glutamyl-tRNA reductase encodes the protein MNLVIVGLNHKTSPVEIREKLSFPSHTIGEPLAKLTNHYGLAEGVILSTCNRVEVLAVASDAEKGTWQVKRFLSDYHSIPLERLDDHLYVRQGDEAVKHLFRVAAGLDSMIMGEPQILGQVKDAYGYAVHGNTAGVIVNKLYHKAFQVAKRVRTETKIGESAVSISFAAVELARKIFGSLTGKTCMLVGAGEMAELAARHLQANGVREILVANRTYEKAVELVKCFSGTAIMFREFPHYLKNVDIVVASTASPNFIIKPEQVQEVMRERKNKPMFFIDISVPRNIDPEVNNIDNCYVYDVDDLQGVVVANLQERHKEAEQAEAIIVEEIDKFYRWIKSLDVVPTIIALRQACDSVRKAELARAMGSLSSLGENEMKVLDAMTSAIVKKILHHPITHLKREANKIEGDLYIDTIRKLFDLAVDEEAVRKAAQNNDD
- a CDS encoding VCBS repeat-containing protein, translated to MEGMYVAMDAADLDRDGKKEIVVVSGTKVVIGAYAENGFRVLHEMEDKTGTNISVSIIDMDRDGAPEVYISRISDNDAASLVIEHRNGKYEVTASNIGWLVRTVRAGDAAPALIGRKFRKLDGFYGGVSVLAREGGKLVEKGEFSIALPGGADIFRFEALDFRGKGGLDVIALDGRGYLKVYAAEKEGEWAEEYRSADFFGGTLNYIVRKADRPGTTESEPFPVEGKFYHLDMDKDGKAELIIKKNTPGGLGRSAARPASFKTGELVSLSWDAMGGTVAENWRTRPVEGYISDFLIEDFDGDGAPEAVMLVVTGTGKLFGTTKSYILSHRISL
- a CDS encoding bifunctional precorrin-2 dehydrogenase/sirohydrochlorin ferrochelatase, translated to MRYYPVFLDLKDRPCLVVGGGPVAERKALGLLAAGARVTVVGPRVTEALEGLAREKTIALRKRAYRPGDSKGCFLVVAATASRAVNEAVQRDAEVFGCLLNIVDDPARSNFIVPSVVRRGALTIAISTSGKSPYLARVLREEFEGRIGAEYEAFIEILGAARKKLLKTGLSRDKKERIIKALVKSPIPALLKEGRIREVNSVLRETLGQGYTLSKLGVRLKGEGRG